The following are encoded together in the Glycine max cultivar Williams 82 chromosome 8, Glycine_max_v4.0, whole genome shotgun sequence genome:
- the LOC100787839 gene encoding WAT1-related protein At1g68170 isoform X1: MKDVCNVVQGLKPVLLMVVVQIAFAGVNVFYKFAVNDGMSLRVVVAYRFVFATVFIAPLALIVERKKRTKMTWTVLFQSFLCGLFGGSLAQNFYLQALALTSATFASAMSNLIPGITFILAVCFGMERLNLRTAAGKAKIVGTLIGIGGAMVLTFVKGVHIEFGSFHLNLLHPQNGTHAHSATGAHTLLGSLCALASGISYALWLIIQAKMSESYPRPYSSTALMSLWGSLLSIVLALCVERDWSQWRLGWNIRLLTAAYTGIVVSGVMVVVISWCVHMRGPLFASVFSPLMLVTVALAGSTILNEKLHLGCVIGAVLIVCGLYVVLWGKSKEMKKKNQLVPAQSPHDNESNTVVEIVVRSAQEDKSNQNKTHEIVAKVVRDNDDS, from the exons ATGAAGGATGTGTGCAATGTGGTGCAGGGATTGAAGCCTGTGCTGCTAATGGTAGTGGTGCAAATAGCATTTGCTGGGGTCAATGTCTTCTACAAGTTCGCGGTAAACGATGGCATGAGCTTGAGGGTCGTTGTTGCTTACCGCTTTGTATTCGCCACAGTTTTCATTGCTCCACTTGCTCTCATCGTTGAAAG GAAGAAGAGGACAAAGATGACTTGGACGGTACTGTTTCAGTCATTTCTTTGCGGCTTATTTgg GGGATCATTAGCTCAAAATTTCTACTTACAAGCCCTGGCTTTAACTTCTGCAACGTTTGCATCCGCAATGTCGAACCTTATACCAGGCATAACCTTTATCTTGGCCGTTTGCTTCgg TATGGAAAGATTAAATTTGAGAACAGCAGCAGGAAAGGCCAAAATAGTGGGTACATTAATTGGAATTGGTGGGGCAATGGTACTTACTTTCGTTAAAGGTGTGCATATCGAATTCGGGTCCTTTCATTTGAACCTTTTGCATCCCCAAAACGGTACGCACGCACATTCAGCTACCGGTGCTCATACCCTCTTGGGTTCTCTGTGCGCCCTGGCTAGTGGCATCAGCTATGCATTGTGGCTCATCATTCAG GCCAAGATGAGTGAAAGTTACCCTAGACCTTACTCAAGCACGGCGTTGATGTCACTTTGGGGGTCACTGCTGTCCATTGTGTTAGCACTTTGCGTTGAGAGGGACTGGAGTCAGTGGAGGTTGGGTTGGAATATTAGGCTTTTGACTGCAGCATATACG GGTATTGTGGTTTCTGGGGTGATGGTGGTTGTGATTTCATGGTGTGTCCACATGAGAGGCCCATTGTTTGCCTCTGTTTTCAGCCCCCTGATGCTCGTGACGGTGGCCTTGGCTGGTTCTACGATTTTGAACGAGAAGCTACACCTTGGTTG CGTAATTGGAGCAGTGCTGATTGTGTGTGGTTTATATGTGGTATTATGGGGTAAAAGTAaagagatgaagaagaagaatcaatTAGTGCCAGCACAAAGCCCCCATGACAATGAATCTAATACGGTCGTCGAAATTGTGGTGAGGTCTGCACAAGAAGATAAAAGCAACCAAAACAAAACCCATGAAATTGTTGCAAAAGTAGTTAGGGATAATGACGATTCATGA
- the LOC100787839 gene encoding WAT1-related protein At1g68170 isoform X2: MVVVQIAFAGVNVFYKFAVNDGMSLRVVVAYRFVFATVFIAPLALIVERKKRTKMTWTVLFQSFLCGLFGGSLAQNFYLQALALTSATFASAMSNLIPGITFILAVCFGMERLNLRTAAGKAKIVGTLIGIGGAMVLTFVKGVHIEFGSFHLNLLHPQNGTHAHSATGAHTLLGSLCALASGISYALWLIIQAKMSESYPRPYSSTALMSLWGSLLSIVLALCVERDWSQWRLGWNIRLLTAAYTGIVVSGVMVVVISWCVHMRGPLFASVFSPLMLVTVALAGSTILNEKLHLGCVIGAVLIVCGLYVVLWGKSKEMKKKNQLVPAQSPHDNESNTVVEIVVRSAQEDKSNQNKTHEIVAKVVRDNDDS; this comes from the exons ATGGTAGTGGTGCAAATAGCATTTGCTGGGGTCAATGTCTTCTACAAGTTCGCGGTAAACGATGGCATGAGCTTGAGGGTCGTTGTTGCTTACCGCTTTGTATTCGCCACAGTTTTCATTGCTCCACTTGCTCTCATCGTTGAAAG GAAGAAGAGGACAAAGATGACTTGGACGGTACTGTTTCAGTCATTTCTTTGCGGCTTATTTgg GGGATCATTAGCTCAAAATTTCTACTTACAAGCCCTGGCTTTAACTTCTGCAACGTTTGCATCCGCAATGTCGAACCTTATACCAGGCATAACCTTTATCTTGGCCGTTTGCTTCgg TATGGAAAGATTAAATTTGAGAACAGCAGCAGGAAAGGCCAAAATAGTGGGTACATTAATTGGAATTGGTGGGGCAATGGTACTTACTTTCGTTAAAGGTGTGCATATCGAATTCGGGTCCTTTCATTTGAACCTTTTGCATCCCCAAAACGGTACGCACGCACATTCAGCTACCGGTGCTCATACCCTCTTGGGTTCTCTGTGCGCCCTGGCTAGTGGCATCAGCTATGCATTGTGGCTCATCATTCAG GCCAAGATGAGTGAAAGTTACCCTAGACCTTACTCAAGCACGGCGTTGATGTCACTTTGGGGGTCACTGCTGTCCATTGTGTTAGCACTTTGCGTTGAGAGGGACTGGAGTCAGTGGAGGTTGGGTTGGAATATTAGGCTTTTGACTGCAGCATATACG GGTATTGTGGTTTCTGGGGTGATGGTGGTTGTGATTTCATGGTGTGTCCACATGAGAGGCCCATTGTTTGCCTCTGTTTTCAGCCCCCTGATGCTCGTGACGGTGGCCTTGGCTGGTTCTACGATTTTGAACGAGAAGCTACACCTTGGTTG CGTAATTGGAGCAGTGCTGATTGTGTGTGGTTTATATGTGGTATTATGGGGTAAAAGTAaagagatgaagaagaagaatcaatTAGTGCCAGCACAAAGCCCCCATGACAATGAATCTAATACGGTCGTCGAAATTGTGGTGAGGTCTGCACAAGAAGATAAAAGCAACCAAAACAAAACCCATGAAATTGTTGCAAAAGTAGTTAGGGATAATGACGATTCATGA